One Paenibacillus sp. FSL W8-0186 genomic window carries:
- a CDS encoding extracellular solute-binding protein, with translation MRKPYRSPLFALLALVMSVTLVLAGCGSGGNGSSKEGNGGSAADPSKEAKGERIKLTVELFDRNNTPAGEPPITKNFMAQYIQKNFGDPNNIDVEFVTVPRAEEVDKLNVLMASGSAPDIVFTYNKPTVQNYVKSGGLTDLGPLIDEHGPNLKKVLGPSLPYGIFEGKQYVIPALRVIQAQTTTFIRKDWLDQLNLPIPQTTEEFVNTMRAFKEKDPGNTGGKVIPYGYIDVFHMMPLVNSFWKWDEITDKDLYAVPRWLQPGSKDGYQLLNQMYNEGLIDPDFALSDDFSQAFAQQVVNSIAGAGTPNTNEPVYNGYYANLKANNPDAVLEAIDPFSTPDGKHPKPVYEPNGAYIMVPATSKNAVAAIKYLNWMADPNNILVLQNGEEGKSYEMTADGLPVLLDTPEAQNLLYNYYDYCIILNGKYISTEEPDKNIAANAFDANFKDFTVKSIQAGNNDGYTLPRVDIPVDAEIKYAKILEDFEKEMLAKIVTAKPDQFDKVYEQKVGEYMAMGGKAVMEGKMAAYDEFYNQ, from the coding sequence ATGCGAAAACCATATCGCTCACCCCTGTTTGCTCTGCTGGCTTTGGTCATGAGTGTGACATTGGTGTTGGCAGGTTGCGGCAGCGGGGGAAATGGATCAAGCAAAGAAGGGAACGGAGGTAGTGCCGCCGATCCGTCCAAGGAAGCTAAAGGAGAACGGATTAAGCTCACCGTAGAACTGTTCGACAGAAACAATACGCCGGCTGGCGAGCCGCCAATTACGAAAAACTTTATGGCGCAGTACATCCAGAAAAATTTCGGCGACCCCAACAACATTGACGTAGAGTTTGTTACGGTTCCGCGGGCGGAAGAAGTGGATAAGCTGAACGTGCTCATGGCATCGGGTTCCGCACCGGATATTGTATTCACGTATAACAAACCGACTGTACAAAACTATGTGAAAAGCGGCGGTCTGACCGATTTAGGCCCGCTCATTGATGAGCACGGACCCAACCTGAAGAAAGTATTGGGGCCTTCTCTGCCTTACGGCATCTTTGAAGGAAAACAATATGTCATCCCCGCGCTTCGCGTGATTCAGGCTCAAACGACGACTTTTATCCGCAAGGACTGGCTGGATCAATTAAATCTGCCGATTCCGCAAACGACGGAGGAATTTGTAAATACGATGCGAGCCTTTAAAGAAAAGGATCCGGGCAACACGGGAGGAAAAGTCATTCCTTACGGTTATATCGATGTGTTCCATATGATGCCTTTGGTAAATTCCTTCTGGAAGTGGGACGAAATTACCGACAAAGATTTGTATGCGGTTCCAAGATGGCTGCAGCCGGGCAGCAAGGACGGCTACCAGCTATTAAACCAGATGTACAATGAGGGACTAATCGATCCGGACTTCGCGCTCAGCGATGACTTCAGCCAAGCTTTCGCCCAGCAAGTCGTCAACAGCATTGCAGGCGCAGGCACGCCAAATACGAACGAACCGGTTTATAACGGCTACTATGCCAACTTGAAAGCGAATAATCCAGACGCTGTGCTTGAGGCCATCGATCCTTTCTCTACACCGGATGGGAAACATCCAAAGCCCGTCTATGAACCAAACGGAGCCTATATTATGGTTCCGGCTACGAGCAAAAATGCGGTTGCGGCGATCAAGTACCTGAATTGGATGGCGGATCCTAACAATATACTGGTACTCCAAAACGGGGAGGAAGGCAAATCGTACGAGATGACTGCTGACGGATTACCTGTACTGCTGGATACGCCGGAAGCCCAAAACCTGCTGTACAACTACTATGATTACTGCATTATTCTCAACGGTAAATACATTTCAACGGAAGAGCCAGACAAAAACATCGCGGCCAATGCCTTTGACGCCAACTTTAAAGATTTCACGGTCAAAAGTATTCAAGCGGGCAATAACGATGGATATACCTTGCCTCGGGTAGATATTCCGGTAGATGCTGAGATCAAATATGCCAAAATCCTGGAGGATTTCGAAAAGGAAATGCTGGCCAAGATTGTGACGGCTAAACCGGATCAATTCGATAAGGTCTACGAACAGAAAGTTGGAGAATACATGGCTATGGGCGGAAAAGCTGTCATGGAAGGCAAAATGGCGGCATACGATGAGTTCTACAACCAGTAA
- a CDS encoding carbohydrate ABC transporter permease, which produces MIRNSFDKVIDIVIIVLIGIFSLFCVVPMIHIFALSFSGNRAIMSGEVFLWPVEWNFHSYSAVFGDASMMRSLVITVILVATYTAVALAMTIMAAYALSRRNFKGRNIMFGLIIVTMFFNPGIIPNYLLIKELRLLDSPMSLILPLMINAFLLIIMRTSFTGMPNELEDSAWIDGCGHFRFLLRIVLPLQLPILATIGLYSAVDRWNMFQDALFYISDKDFYPLQLKLYQMVINSQVNDATAQEGFNAATPIPQGIQSASIMFATLPILLVYPWLQKYFISGMLTGAVKG; this is translated from the coding sequence GTGATCAGGAATTCGTTTGATAAAGTCATTGATATCGTCATCATCGTGCTTATCGGCATTTTTTCATTATTTTGCGTCGTGCCGATGATCCATATTTTTGCCTTATCCTTCAGCGGCAACAGGGCCATTATGTCGGGTGAAGTGTTCCTATGGCCCGTGGAATGGAACTTTCATTCCTATTCCGCGGTCTTCGGAGATGCATCCATGATGCGTTCTCTTGTTATTACGGTCATCCTGGTCGCCACATATACGGCAGTCGCTTTGGCGATGACCATCATGGCGGCCTACGCTTTAAGCCGCAGAAATTTTAAAGGCAGAAATATTATGTTTGGCCTAATTATCGTCACGATGTTCTTCAACCCAGGGATTATCCCCAATTACTTGCTTATAAAGGAACTGAGACTGTTGGATTCACCTATGTCGCTCATTCTCCCGCTGATGATCAACGCCTTTTTGTTGATTATTATGAGGACTTCTTTTACCGGAATGCCCAATGAGCTGGAGGACTCAGCCTGGATTGACGGCTGCGGTCATTTTCGATTCCTGCTTCGGATCGTCCTTCCGCTGCAGCTGCCGATTTTGGCAACCATTGGATTATATTCCGCCGTGGATCGATGGAATATGTTCCAGGATGCTTTGTTCTATATCAGTGACAAAGACTTTTACCCGCTCCAGTTAAAGCTTTATCAGATGGTGATCAATAGCCAAGTGAATGATGCTACGGCGCAGGAAGGCTTCAACGCAGCGACCCCGATTCCGCAAGGCATCCAGTCGGCCAGTATTATGTTTGCCACCTTGCCGATTTTGCTGGTCTATCCTTGGCTGCAGAAGTATTTCATTTCCGGGATGCTTACAGGGGCTGTCAAGGGATAG
- a CDS encoding MmcQ/YjbR family DNA-binding protein yields MYDQLTAYCLSKKGAVQDYPFGPEPLVMKVGGKMFALLTEVGDDKEVHISLKCDPVIAANLREQHECVRPGYHLNKTHWNTVIADGSLPMEDLEQMIDHSYELVLGTLTKAAREAVLLRIDGK; encoded by the coding sequence ATGTACGACCAACTTACCGCCTATTGTTTATCCAAAAAAGGTGCTGTCCAAGATTATCCGTTCGGTCCGGAGCCGCTAGTCATGAAGGTAGGAGGCAAGATGTTTGCGCTGCTTACCGAGGTTGGCGATGACAAAGAGGTGCACATTTCGCTGAAATGCGACCCTGTGATTGCGGCAAATCTAAGGGAGCAGCACGAGTGTGTCCGCCCCGGATACCACCTGAACAAAACACATTGGAACACGGTCATTGCGGACGGCAGTCTTCCTATGGAGGACTTGGAACAGATGATCGACCATTCCTATGAACTGGTGCTCGGCACGCTCACGAAGGCAGCCCGTGAGGCGGTGCTCCTGAGAATTGACGGGAAGTAG
- a CDS encoding histidine kinase: protein MSLKFSIVLFVLLSIAVALNGRSYRVSIHVIESDIQNSYYEQLQFFLVQLDNQVNNLAANLLQLEEDSIMKQYINTTAPEDLFDFNMLRSNMYERIKLQSVSSNWPMEISVFLKSKEEVISTRPDVVYEELASIPRVDLSKGLWNYEPGQGNSENYFTMVRLAPGYAIIARFSDTYIQDMINKFQQNSNRHTMLYHPKFGFIGNPPSDLGEWREQLDWNSLQEPGNRILNFKEHRLLLNYAPVGSLDWVMIDLVPLEKVVLPVKESSQFFILGIIAMLAIGVIITALIYRQIQYPINELVMKLQDIRSGNFSSRLQAKHRDEFQDVFSGFNDMAERIQELIEKVYEEKLRLKEAELKQLQSQINPHFLYNCLFYIKNMAKLGEDEQVVAMALNLGEYYRYTTRLENPLTTVREEVNFLKNYLNIHCFRKPMSYEVHISEELMEVSIPRLFIQPLVENAIIHGIEKSDQEGRIRIQGFFISGGFVITVEDSGDGLEPDNLERLREKMSLPLTPETGCGLWNTCQRVMNLYAPGSGLEFDRSGLGGLRVAIRCMTKQQEEPNVKFADC, encoded by the coding sequence TTGTCGTTAAAGTTTTCGATCGTACTGTTCGTGTTATTGAGCATTGCGGTCGCGCTAAACGGCCGCTCGTATAGAGTGAGCATCCATGTGATCGAAAGTGATATTCAAAACTCCTATTACGAACAATTGCAATTCTTTCTAGTTCAGTTGGATAACCAGGTAAATAATTTGGCCGCTAACTTGCTGCAGTTAGAGGAAGACTCCATCATGAAACAATACATAAACACGACAGCGCCTGAAGATCTGTTTGATTTTAATATGCTTCGATCCAATATGTATGAAAGAATTAAGCTGCAGAGTGTATCCTCCAACTGGCCTATGGAAATCAGCGTATTTCTAAAATCAAAAGAAGAGGTCATCTCTACCCGGCCGGACGTAGTCTATGAGGAGCTTGCTTCTATTCCGAGGGTGGATCTTAGCAAAGGTTTATGGAATTACGAACCAGGCCAGGGCAATAGCGAGAACTACTTTACTATGGTTCGATTAGCTCCTGGATATGCCATCATTGCCCGGTTTTCAGATACCTACATTCAAGATATGATCAATAAATTCCAGCAAAATTCGAACCGGCACACGATGCTGTATCATCCGAAATTCGGCTTCATCGGGAATCCACCTTCGGATTTGGGTGAATGGAGGGAGCAGCTGGACTGGAATTCATTGCAAGAGCCAGGCAACCGGATACTGAATTTCAAGGAGCATCGCCTGCTCCTCAATTACGCTCCAGTGGGGAGTCTGGATTGGGTTATGATCGATTTGGTGCCGCTTGAGAAAGTAGTCTTGCCAGTGAAGGAAAGCAGCCAATTTTTCATACTTGGAATTATTGCGATGCTGGCGATTGGCGTGATTATTACTGCTCTGATATACAGGCAGATACAGTACCCCATCAACGAGCTGGTCATGAAGCTGCAGGATATCCGGTCCGGCAATTTTTCTTCGCGCTTGCAAGCCAAGCACCGGGATGAGTTTCAAGATGTTTTCTCCGGCTTTAATGATATGGCGGAGCGCATTCAGGAGCTCATTGAAAAGGTGTACGAGGAGAAGCTCCGATTAAAGGAAGCTGAACTGAAGCAGCTGCAATCGCAAATCAACCCCCACTTTCTATACAATTGTCTGTTTTATATTAAAAATATGGCCAAGTTGGGCGAGGATGAGCAGGTCGTAGCTATGGCACTCAATTTGGGAGAATACTACCGATATACGACCCGTCTTGAAAATCCGCTGACTACGGTTCGAGAGGAGGTCAATTTCTTAAAGAATTATCTGAACATTCATTGCTTCCGCAAACCGATGAGCTACGAGGTGCATATTTCCGAGGAACTTATGGAGGTATCGATCCCCCGGCTGTTTATCCAGCCCTTAGTTGAAAACGCTATTATTCATGGCATTGAAAAGAGTGATCAAGAAGGGAGGATTAGAATCCAAGGCTTCTTCATATCGGGAGGATTTGTGATCACTGTCGAAGATTCTGGCGATGGTCTGGAGCCGGACAACCTTGAGAGGCTTCGCGAAAAAATGAGCCTTCCGCTTACCCCCGAAACAGGCTGCGGCTTGTGGAATACCTGCCAGAGAGTTATGAACCTGTATGCGCCGGGTTCGGGGCTGGAATTTGATCGTTCCGGCTTGGGAGGGTTAAGGGTAGCGATCCGTTGCATGACTAAACAGCAGGAGGAACCAAATGTTAAGTTTGCTGATTGTTGA
- a CDS encoding methyl-accepting chemotaxis protein encodes MTKRKVHIKALAHFFRIKSVSIKLSISVLVAVICVVVAISSISFYSFKNAYEQKVAETSAQTLEIAGKKTAQMLDSFVDMAHSLENNQDFVNRATYYQAAEQDSYEENSQNSQIRGILESLLNVNSSIRSISIIPEGTHPLITTADRKMLDPIFLDTDKAKMKENNWYTKIRREDGNIVWLQPQNTPYVTLYQNEQIYAMGKLLKSPLSKKPLGALVVELSTDSLAETLEGIQIGPSGENLIVDLEQMIIYAEDPSLIGTPYTGSLPVINNTVEGIQAGSFSNSDEHGNHLYVYSYLPESAWIMLSYAPKSKLLAEMRHMQYLIQWAALALAACSAVLIGYMVQRSIGKPLKRISSLMAEGEQGNLRIRTNTQRMDQIGDLERSFDRMMNHITLLVEQVNQSVDAVVHTAEELIRSSKSTSSASHDISAAMTQITHGAIKAADDAEMCNGLTVQNNERITILKSSHENLERLGHHLIEASYQGQQHMSYMLEQTGEVETRTNHLIEQAAQLREGTGSIEKTIELLSNITKQTAILSLNAAIEASKAGAAGKGFMVIAEEIRRLADQSKNSLHMVSQVLSHIGQDTENTVASLVDLHPTLSRQTESTHQSKQIFERLHQEVSHFMEQLSAVQVSAIQLEESQSSLSAAIESVSAISEETSAASQEVLALSSNQRAVSSELSQLSHNLSMLASELRHSLSHFKL; translated from the coding sequence ATGACGAAAAGAAAAGTACATATCAAGGCTCTTGCCCACTTTTTCCGTATCAAATCTGTCAGTATCAAGCTGTCGATATCTGTACTCGTGGCGGTCATTTGCGTCGTTGTGGCCATATCCTCCATCTCATTTTATTCATTTAAAAATGCATATGAGCAAAAAGTGGCTGAAACGTCCGCCCAGACGCTGGAAATTGCGGGCAAAAAAACAGCTCAAATGCTTGACAGCTTTGTAGATATGGCTCACAGCCTTGAAAATAACCAGGACTTTGTAAATCGCGCAACCTATTATCAGGCAGCCGAACAGGACTCCTACGAGGAGAACTCGCAAAATTCGCAAATTCGGGGCATTCTTGAATCGCTGCTCAATGTCAATTCTTCAATCCGATCTATATCTATCATTCCTGAAGGAACACACCCGCTGATCACTACAGCCGATCGTAAAATGCTTGACCCCATTTTTTTGGATACGGACAAGGCCAAAATGAAAGAAAACAACTGGTACACAAAAATCCGGCGCGAAGACGGGAATATCGTGTGGCTGCAGCCGCAAAACACCCCTTATGTCACGCTGTACCAGAATGAACAAATTTACGCCATGGGCAAGCTGCTCAAAAGCCCGCTATCCAAGAAGCCCTTGGGTGCTCTAGTGGTTGAACTGTCAACGGATAGCCTGGCGGAAACGCTGGAGGGCATCCAGATAGGACCGTCTGGAGAGAACCTGATTGTAGATTTGGAGCAGATGATCATATACGCTGAGGATCCTTCCTTGATCGGAACTCCATATACAGGCAGCCTCCCGGTGATTAACAACACGGTGGAGGGCATTCAAGCCGGATCGTTCAGCAACAGCGACGAGCATGGCAACCATCTGTATGTTTATAGTTATCTGCCGGAATCCGCTTGGATTATGTTGAGCTATGCCCCGAAGTCCAAGCTGCTGGCCGAGATGCGCCATATGCAGTATTTAATTCAATGGGCCGCTTTAGCCCTGGCTGCTTGCAGTGCAGTATTGATTGGGTATATGGTTCAGAGAAGCATCGGAAAGCCGCTGAAGCGAATCAGTTCCCTGATGGCTGAGGGGGAACAAGGAAACCTGCGGATACGAACCAATACGCAGCGTATGGATCAAATTGGGGATTTGGAGCGAAGCTTTGACCGTATGATGAATCATATCACTCTACTGGTAGAGCAAGTAAATCAGTCTGTAGATGCCGTAGTACATACTGCGGAAGAACTGATTCGCTCATCCAAGAGCACTTCATCCGCCTCCCATGATATATCAGCAGCGATGACACAGATTACCCATGGAGCCATCAAGGCTGCCGACGATGCGGAAATGTGCAACGGCCTTACCGTCCAGAACAATGAGCGGATCACCATCTTGAAATCATCCCACGAAAATCTGGAAAGACTCGGTCATCACTTGATAGAAGCAAGTTATCAAGGCCAGCAACATATGTCTTATATGCTGGAGCAAACCGGAGAAGTTGAAACCCGTACGAACCATTTAATTGAACAGGCTGCTCAGCTCCGTGAAGGAACCGGCAGCATTGAAAAAACAATTGAGCTTTTAAGCAATATTACGAAGCAAACTGCGATTCTCTCTTTGAATGCTGCAATCGAGGCAAGCAAAGCTGGAGCGGCCGGCAAAGGATTTATGGTGATTGCAGAGGAGATCCGGAGGCTGGCGGATCAATCAAAAAATTCTCTCCACATGGTAAGCCAGGTGCTATCCCATATCGGCCAGGATACAGAGAATACCGTTGCCTCCTTGGTTGATCTCCATCCTACGCTGAGCCGTCAAACGGAATCGACTCATCAATCGAAGCAAATCTTTGAGAGATTACACCAAGAGGTATCACATTTCATGGAGCAATTGTCGGCTGTGCAGGTTTCGGCAATCCAGCTGGAGGAATCTCAAAGCAGCTTATCCGCTGCTATAGAATCAGTTAGCGCCATTTCCGAGGAAACCTCTGCAGCCAGCCAAGAAGTCCTAGCCCTAAGCAGCAATCAAAGGGCTGTCAGCAGTGAGCTCTCACAGTTGTCCCACAATTTGAGTATGTTAGCAAGTGAATTGCGCCATTCGTTAAGCCACTTCAAACTATAA
- a CDS encoding ABC transporter permease subunit, giving the protein MQTEVRRSGTELPVKRRNAITGFKRQWPLYLLMVLPMTFFITFKYIPMLGVVVAFKDYNIFKGIWASEWVGLDVFREIFAMPQFYKALRNTLMLNVISLLTFPIPIILALMLNELRINWYKRLSQTLLYLPHFISWVIVGGMAIQLLATHTGSVNEFIKSLGGQPIPFLENTIMWILTYTGAGVWHYAGWGTILYLAALTGINKELYEAAEVDGASRMRKIWHIALPGIKPTIVVLFIIQIGRMADISFEQPYALQNGYVMDVAQVISTYVYTVGIQSAQFALAAAVGLFQSVVGLVLLLTAELISRKVNNQGIF; this is encoded by the coding sequence ATGCAAACAGAGGTGCGCCGGTCGGGTACAGAACTTCCCGTCAAACGACGGAATGCCATAACCGGGTTTAAACGGCAATGGCCGTTGTATCTCCTGATGGTATTGCCCATGACATTCTTTATTACATTCAAGTACATCCCCATGCTGGGGGTCGTGGTCGCTTTTAAGGACTACAACATTTTTAAAGGCATATGGGCGAGCGAGTGGGTCGGACTAGACGTGTTTCGGGAAATCTTCGCGATGCCGCAGTTTTATAAAGCGCTTCGCAATACTTTAATGTTAAATGTCATTTCTTTGCTGACATTCCCGATTCCGATCATCTTGGCGCTTATGCTCAATGAGCTGCGCATCAACTGGTATAAGCGCTTGAGCCAAACTCTCTTGTATTTGCCTCACTTTATCTCCTGGGTCATTGTCGGCGGAATGGCTATTCAATTGCTGGCTACCCACACGGGCAGCGTGAATGAATTTATAAAAAGTCTTGGTGGACAGCCCATTCCGTTTCTCGAAAATACGATCATGTGGATTCTTACTTATACGGGAGCCGGAGTGTGGCATTATGCAGGCTGGGGAACGATTCTATATTTGGCAGCGCTTACAGGGATTAATAAGGAACTGTACGAAGCCGCAGAAGTGGACGGAGCCAGCCGAATGAGAAAGATTTGGCATATTGCGCTTCCCGGGATTAAACCGACCATCGTCGTGTTGTTCATTATCCAAATCGGGCGCATGGCGGACATCAGCTTTGAACAGCCTTATGCTTTGCAGAACGGGTATGTGATGGATGTAGCCCAGGTCATCAGTACTTATGTATACACAGTCGGCATCCAGTCCGCGCAATTTGCGCTTGCGGCTGCCGTTGGATTATTCCAGTCGGTCGTCGGGCTGGTCCTGCTGCTTACGGCTGAACTGATTTCCAGAAAAGTCAACAATCAAGGAATCTTCTAA
- a CDS encoding glycoside hydrolase family 16 protein → MNQEVRNVKKKWWIALCSSLLLLTSLAITAKGATVFWEPMTYYNSQTWEMANGYSNGNMFNCTWRANNATFTNDGKLRLALTSPSYNKFDCAEYRSKFTAGYGLYEVNMKPAKNVGIVSSFFTYTGPTDGTPWDEIDIEFLGKDTTKVQFNYFTNGVGGNEKVIDLGFDASQSYHTYAFDWQPDSITWYVDGVAKHRATKNIPKTPGKIMMNIWNGTGVDSWLGSYNGANPLYAYYDWVRYTSN, encoded by the coding sequence ATGAACCAAGAGGTGAGAAATGTGAAGAAGAAATGGTGGATTGCGCTTTGCTCTTCGCTTCTTCTGTTGACTTCGTTGGCGATCACTGCGAAGGGCGCTACTGTGTTTTGGGAACCCATGACGTACTATAATTCACAGACCTGGGAAATGGCCAACGGGTACTCTAACGGCAACATGTTCAACTGTACCTGGCGGGCTAACAATGCAACGTTTACAAATGATGGCAAGCTGCGTCTCGCACTTACAAGTCCTTCGTATAATAAATTCGATTGTGCGGAGTATCGCAGCAAGTTCACAGCCGGATATGGGTTGTACGAGGTGAATATGAAACCAGCAAAAAATGTGGGCATCGTTTCGTCATTTTTTACTTACACGGGGCCAACCGACGGTACACCATGGGATGAAATTGATATCGAATTTTTAGGCAAGGATACGACAAAAGTACAATTCAATTACTTTACTAACGGTGTTGGAGGGAATGAAAAGGTCATTGATTTGGGCTTCGACGCATCTCAAAGCTATCATACCTATGCCTTCGATTGGCAGCCTGATTCCATAACGTGGTATGTTGACGGTGTTGCGAAGCATAGGGCAACTAAGAATATTCCCAAAACCCCCGGCAAAATCATGATGAATATTTGGAATGGCACTGGAGTAGATAGTTGGCTCGGGTCGTACAATGGAGCTAATCCACTATACGCTTACTATGATTGGGTAAGATACACTAGTAATTAA
- a CDS encoding Gfo/Idh/MocA family oxidoreductase has product MTNKQDGMNYAPKGKPNPVVGKGEFRFAAIGLDHGHIYGMCNGLMEAGAELVAVYDPDPEKVKRFVNTFPQAIAAQTEEEILNDPQIKLIAGACIPSERGALGLRALEHGKHYFVDKPAFTTLEQVDQARLKTKETGLKWGIYYGERLHVESAVFAGQLIEEGAIGRVVQVIGTGPHRANVKARPDWFFDPAYYGGILCDIGSHQIEQFLSYTGAKDAKVLHSKVANYNFKNYPKFEDFGDATLVADNGATFYFRVDWLTPDGLGTWGDGRTFILGTDGYIEIRKYIDIAREASGNHLYLVNHEGERHFDCSGKVGYPYFGEFILDILNGTENAMTQEHAFKAAALCIEAQTSAIKIETA; this is encoded by the coding sequence ATGACGAATAAGCAGGACGGCATGAATTATGCGCCAAAAGGAAAACCCAATCCCGTAGTTGGCAAGGGAGAGTTTCGGTTTGCAGCTATCGGCTTGGATCATGGACATATTTATGGGATGTGCAACGGCCTCATGGAGGCAGGGGCCGAACTCGTGGCGGTTTATGACCCGGACCCGGAGAAGGTGAAGCGGTTCGTAAATACTTTTCCCCAGGCGATAGCGGCACAGACCGAGGAGGAGATTCTAAACGATCCGCAAATCAAACTGATTGCCGGCGCCTGCATTCCATCTGAACGTGGTGCACTGGGGCTTAGAGCGCTGGAGCATGGCAAACATTATTTTGTCGATAAACCGGCCTTTACCACATTGGAGCAAGTAGATCAGGCACGTCTGAAAACGAAAGAGACCGGACTTAAATGGGGCATTTATTACGGCGAACGCCTGCATGTGGAAAGCGCTGTGTTTGCCGGCCAGCTGATTGAGGAGGGCGCCATTGGCCGTGTCGTTCAAGTGATCGGCACGGGACCGCATCGCGCCAATGTCAAGGCCCGGCCGGACTGGTTTTTTGATCCCGCCTATTACGGCGGCATTTTATGCGATATCGGTTCCCATCAAATCGAGCAATTTTTATCCTATACCGGCGCCAAGGACGCTAAAGTGCTGCACAGTAAAGTAGCCAATTACAATTTTAAGAATTATCCGAAGTTCGAGGATTTCGGCGATGCTACGCTGGTCGCAGATAATGGGGCCACGTTCTATTTTCGCGTGGATTGGCTGACTCCCGATGGACTTGGCACGTGGGGCGATGGAAGAACCTTTATATTAGGCACCGACGGGTATATTGAAATCCGAAAATACATCGATATCGCCCGGGAAGCGTCCGGCAACCATTTGTATTTAGTCAACCATGAAGGCGAGCGTCACTTCGACTGTTCCGGCAAGGTGGGATACCCTTATTTCGGTGAGTTTATTTTGGATATTCTGAACGGGACGGAAAACGCGATGACCCAGGAGCATGCCTTTAAAGCCGCGGCTTTATGTATTGAAGCGCAAACGTCGGCTATAAAAATTGAAACGGCTTAA
- a CDS encoding Gfo/Idh/MocA family oxidoreductase — protein sequence MLNVAVIGAGAISPAHIQAYLQFPEQCKIVAICDIYPDKAKQRIEEFKLEAAVYADYKELLQRSDIDLVSVCTPPYTHADTAIAFLNAGKHVIVEKPMASSLEECDAINEAAERSGKILSVVAQNRFTTPMMKLKHVLDTKLIGPVVHAQIDSYWWRGHCYYDLWWRGTWEKEGGGCTLNHAVHHIDIFQWMNGMPAEVTAVMSNTSHGNAEVEDISIAIARYDNGALAQITSSVVHHGQEQQLIFQGKHARVSAPWKVAASLSKSNGFPEEDKALEAQIQQVYDEQADLPYEGHRGQILDVLNAIEQNTPVLADGIQGRRTLELITAIYQSACTGQTVKLPLGPDSPFYSRQGILENATYFYDKKTSIENFSDNTITSGGNA from the coding sequence TTGTTAAATGTAGCCGTCATCGGGGCCGGCGCCATTTCCCCGGCGCATATCCAAGCGTATTTACAATTTCCGGAGCAATGCAAAATCGTGGCCATCTGTGACATTTACCCGGATAAGGCCAAGCAAAGAATAGAAGAGTTTAAACTGGAAGCGGCCGTGTACGCTGACTACAAGGAGCTCCTCCAGCGCAGCGACATCGATCTGGTGTCCGTGTGCACGCCTCCGTATACTCACGCGGATACGGCAATCGCCTTCTTGAATGCTGGCAAGCATGTCATCGTGGAGAAGCCAATGGCTTCCTCGCTGGAAGAATGCGATGCCATCAATGAGGCAGCGGAGCGAAGCGGTAAAATTTTATCTGTCGTGGCGCAAAACCGCTTTACTACGCCTATGATGAAGTTGAAGCATGTGCTGGACACGAAATTAATCGGTCCGGTTGTACACGCACAGATCGATTCTTACTGGTGGAGGGGCCATTGTTATTACGATTTGTGGTGGCGGGGCACCTGGGAAAAGGAAGGAGGCGGCTGCACGTTAAATCATGCCGTGCATCATATCGATATTTTCCAATGGATGAACGGCATGCCTGCCGAAGTTACCGCGGTCATGAGCAATACATCGCACGGCAATGCCGAAGTGGAGGATATCTCGATTGCGATAGCCCGTTATGATAACGGTGCGTTGGCTCAAATCACCAGCTCCGTGGTGCATCATGGCCAGGAGCAGCAGCTGATCTTCCAAGGAAAGCACGCGCGTGTATCTGCCCCCTGGAAAGTGGCGGCATCCCTCTCTAAATCGAACGGTTTTCCGGAGGAGGACAAGGCTTTGGAGGCTCAAATTCAGCAGGTCTACGATGAACAAGCCGATCTTCCCTATGAAGGCCATCGCGGACAGATCCTGGATGTCCTGAATGCTATCGAACAGAACACGCCTGTGCTGGCAGACGGTATTCAAGGCAGACGGACGCTGGAGCTCATCACGGCGATTTATCAATCCGCATGCACCGGACAGACGGTCAAGCTGCCGCTGGGACCGGATAGTCCTTTCTATTCGCGTCAGGGTATTCTGGAGAACGCAACCTATTTCTATGACAAGAAAACCAGTATCGAGAACTTTAGCGACAATACGATTACGTCGGGCGGCAATGCTTGA